The Streptomyces sp. NBC_00224 genome has a window encoding:
- a CDS encoding pyridoxal-dependent decarboxylase, with the protein MPERRTTWTPVCPAETALYVGELPSDPLDDAVQVLALIAALRAKTPRIPGFAGNRAFASPDLGSATGALFNSVVDPINNDACTIDTRAYEQAVVRFIAQTAQARPKDTFGYVTPSDSEGLLFGLATARRRLPDAAVYASDQAHDSVATAADLLGMKLVTIPTTRDGAMDPQALKSAALLQRRIRPHAGRGPGAIVVATIGTVMRGAYDDVTELRQSAATAGGVHVHADAACGGLIAAHAPSAPRWNFAHGVDSLSISGHEILDALIPCGVVLTRRHHVAAPLLASTYGQATSQKHGHSRSGLAALLLWCVLRRIGHSGLRAHVLGCLATVQYAVEQLTLAGVHPTRTTDSLTVCFDRPAERVARKWHLVCEGQLARLVTAGHVTRTSIDALRRDLRTP; encoded by the coding sequence ATGCCGGAGCGCAGGACGACTTGGACGCCGGTATGCCCGGCTGAAACCGCACTGTACGTCGGTGAACTCCCCTCGGACCCGCTCGACGACGCTGTCCAAGTCCTCGCTCTGATCGCTGCACTGCGTGCCAAGACACCGCGCATCCCTGGCTTCGCCGGCAACCGTGCCTTCGCTTCCCCCGACCTCGGCTCCGCCACGGGCGCGCTGTTCAACAGCGTGGTTGATCCGATCAACAACGATGCCTGCACCATCGACACCAGGGCCTACGAGCAGGCCGTGGTCCGCTTCATCGCCCAGACCGCCCAAGCGCGCCCCAAGGACACCTTCGGCTACGTCACGCCCAGTGACAGCGAGGGACTCCTGTTCGGCCTCGCCACCGCCCGCCGTCGGCTGCCCGACGCCGCCGTCTACGCCTCCGACCAGGCCCACGACAGCGTCGCCACAGCCGCGGACCTCCTCGGCATGAAGCTCGTGACCATACCCACCACGCGTGACGGGGCAATGGACCCACAGGCCCTGAAGAGCGCGGCGCTCCTCCAGCGCCGCATCCGTCCCCACGCCGGGCGCGGCCCAGGAGCCATCGTGGTCGCAACGATCGGAACGGTCATGCGCGGCGCGTACGACGACGTCACCGAACTCCGTCAATCGGCTGCAACGGCGGGGGGTGTCCATGTCCATGCCGACGCCGCCTGCGGCGGGCTGATCGCCGCCCACGCGCCTTCCGCACCCCGCTGGAACTTTGCCCACGGCGTCGACTCCCTCTCCATCAGCGGCCACGAAATCCTCGACGCCCTCATCCCGTGCGGCGTCGTCCTGACCCGCCGACACCACGTCGCGGCGCCCCTGCTGGCCAGCACCTACGGCCAGGCCACCAGCCAGAAGCACGGCCACTCCCGCAGCGGCCTGGCCGCCCTGCTCCTCTGGTGTGTGCTGCGGCGCATCGGGCACTCCGGCCTACGCGCCCACGTTCTTGGCTGCCTGGCAACCGTCCAGTACGCCGTCGAGCAGCTCACCCTGGCCGGCGTTCACCCCACCCGCACCACCGACTCCCTCACCGTCTGCTTCGACCGGCCCGCCGAACGGGTCGCCCGCAAGTGGCACCTCGTCTGCGAAGGCCAGCTGGCCCGCCTGGTCACCGCCGGCCACGTCACACGGACTTCGATCGATGCCCTCCGCCGCGACCTGCGCACCCCCTGA
- a CDS encoding GNAT family N-acetyltransferase, with the protein MTTAVPDTDTSSRADHQGIRTTVLSDRRALAFLDRCWPTLYTRDPHSTPYQSRAWLGGWARHLPLTAAPVMVIAHDSGGPVAAMAMTYEVTDDGHDRMRPLSAPAAECIRAVGPGSEHLAVANALVRCLVGLARDGTQVELSDVPADSALAHQLAVQWNGSLDQTPYAMIALPVGYGGLSRTTQRGHRRRQRVWDNLAEHGHRVRYRRTQSTAELLETLPTLEYLHRLRRPNQPEGLLHQGLQPWRTVLERCSTAAFIATLTLDEDVVATQLCLHRGHRVHSALAAMNPTACALAPGHALLRHLTADLERSGYQTLDLGRTRPEPGQIHYKAQYAATWTRTLAIASQPLATVDSPGLS; encoded by the coding sequence ATGACCACTGCCGTCCCCGACACCGACACCTCGAGCAGAGCCGATCACCAGGGCATCCGCACTACTGTGCTGAGTGACCGGCGCGCCCTCGCTTTCCTCGACCGCTGCTGGCCCACCCTCTACACCCGCGACCCGCACAGCACGCCGTACCAGTCCAGGGCCTGGCTGGGAGGCTGGGCACGGCACTTGCCCCTCACGGCCGCCCCAGTCATGGTGATCGCCCATGACAGCGGTGGACCTGTCGCGGCGATGGCCATGACATACGAGGTGACGGACGACGGCCATGACCGGATGCGGCCACTGTCCGCACCCGCCGCCGAATGCATTCGCGCCGTCGGCCCCGGAAGTGAACACCTGGCCGTCGCGAACGCACTGGTGCGATGCCTGGTCGGACTGGCCCGCGACGGAACGCAGGTTGAGCTTTCGGACGTTCCGGCCGACAGTGCTCTCGCTCACCAGCTGGCCGTGCAATGGAACGGCTCCCTGGACCAGACGCCCTACGCCATGATCGCCCTGCCGGTCGGCTATGGAGGCCTCTCCCGGACAACGCAGCGCGGCCACCGGCGCCGCCAGCGCGTCTGGGACAACTTGGCCGAGCACGGCCACCGCGTCCGCTACCGCCGCACCCAGAGCACCGCCGAACTGCTGGAGACCCTTCCCACCCTTGAATACTTGCACCGGCTGAGGCGGCCAAACCAGCCGGAAGGCCTACTCCATCAGGGCCTTCAGCCGTGGCGCACCGTCCTCGAACGCTGCAGCACCGCAGCCTTCATCGCCACACTGACTCTCGATGAGGACGTAGTCGCGACCCAGCTGTGCCTGCACCGCGGACACCGTGTCCACTCCGCCCTCGCCGCCATGAACCCCACCGCCTGCGCCCTGGCGCCTGGACACGCCCTCCTGCGGCATCTCACCGCCGACCTGGAACGCTCTGGATACCAGACGCTGGATCTCGGCAGAACGCGACCAGAACCCGGCCAGATCCACTACAAGGCCCAGTACGCCGCAACATGGACACGAACACTGGCGATCGCCAGCCAACCACTGGCTACGGTCGACTCCCCGGGTCTATCATGA
- a CDS encoding SH3 domain-containing protein, producing MTATSAHAVDNRCYITASAANVRAKATTRAVAVGVAYKGWSCAALDYSYPGDTQWAKIRVNRTGVVGWVRGDLLHSPGEGGHTCIPENCPR from the coding sequence GTGACCGCCACGTCCGCTCACGCCGTCGACAATCGCTGCTACATCACCGCGTCCGCGGCCAATGTCCGCGCGAAGGCAACTACCCGCGCTGTCGCGGTGGGTGTCGCTTACAAGGGCTGGTCGTGTGCCGCCCTGGACTACTCCTACCCGGGCGACACGCAATGGGCGAAGATCCGGGTGAACCGCACGGGCGTCGTCGGGTGGGTGCGCGGCGACCTGCTGCACTCGCCCGGGGAAGGCGGGCACACCTGTATCCCCGAGAACTGCCCCCGATAG
- a CDS encoding type II toxin-antitoxin system PemK/MazF family toxin encodes MQRGEVWWVQFDERRPVVLLSGDDASGIQVMQVVAPAGVDISGLGIEVMVGAGEGLPFEGVLRLALPRPGFTPCTWLTTVSRDDLIERAAVLSSAKLSEIENALRLAEQAQEQTPATTAKLSEIRNALRLGELG; translated from the coding sequence GTGCAACGTGGCGAAGTCTGGTGGGTCCAGTTCGACGAGCGGCGGCCGGTCGTGCTGCTGTCGGGAGACGACGCGTCCGGGATCCAGGTGATGCAGGTCGTCGCTCCGGCGGGCGTCGACATTAGCGGTCTGGGTATCGAAGTGATGGTGGGCGCCGGTGAAGGGCTGCCGTTCGAAGGCGTGCTGCGGCTCGCGTTGCCGCGTCCGGGCTTCACCCCTTGCACGTGGCTGACCACCGTGTCCCGGGACGACCTGATCGAGCGAGCGGCCGTCCTGTCCTCCGCGAAGCTCAGCGAGATTGAGAACGCCCTCCGACTCGCTGAACAAGCGCAGGAGCAGACCCCGGCGACGACCGCGAAGCTCAGCGAGATAAGGAACGCCCTCCGTCTCGGTGAACTCGGGTAG
- a CDS encoding ATP-grasp domain-containing protein: MFSDDTRPGPPLLVVLGAGDRVYCGYALQHIAARYPIALLDKKPGQWACDVSAVTVEVDLASDEDAIRAVEAIATGRGVAGVLTYQDQHVELAAWLAHLFPGPGNTPTSATACRDQHLAQSLLTGVDIPSTTPALAGDADAAVEHASALDGPVVLKPRILSGYAGGHRAQSPREIREAFVTVRDSYQPGGQCAGRGGALIEAYMDGPEIGVECVVFDRDTVHVAAVSRTFTEDQPSVLETGHLVDATDPVLRDPRIGQLAASAVAVVGLSRGVVHVQMRLTHQGPRITEIGATLASDLIPHLVYLATGLNLPQIAADLATGADLDLVPRQSRCAAVRFFYPCVTGQVTAVHCGIQAAWLERLVWTALPGEHVCAPPHASIRDRTALAVVTGGDPSSCRKRLQLVEERTGIHIQPGTA, from the coding sequence GTGTTCTCCGATGACACCCGCCCCGGCCCGCCGCTCCTCGTCGTCTTGGGCGCCGGTGACCGCGTCTACTGCGGATACGCGCTCCAGCACATTGCTGCCCGCTATCCGATTGCCTTGCTCGATAAGAAACCGGGGCAGTGGGCGTGTGACGTCAGCGCTGTGACGGTCGAGGTAGACCTGGCCTCTGACGAGGACGCCATCCGGGCCGTAGAGGCAATCGCCACGGGCCGCGGGGTCGCTGGGGTCCTTACCTACCAGGACCAGCACGTTGAACTCGCAGCCTGGCTGGCCCACCTCTTCCCCGGGCCCGGGAACACTCCCACCTCGGCGACCGCCTGCCGCGACCAGCACCTTGCCCAGTCCTTGCTCACAGGCGTCGACATCCCTTCTACCACCCCCGCCCTTGCCGGTGACGCCGACGCCGCCGTCGAGCACGCGAGCGCGCTCGACGGACCGGTCGTCCTCAAACCCCGCATTCTCAGCGGCTATGCGGGGGGTCACCGTGCCCAGAGCCCTCGCGAGATACGCGAGGCCTTCGTAACCGTCCGGGATTCCTACCAGCCGGGAGGGCAGTGCGCCGGTAGAGGCGGGGCGCTGATCGAGGCGTACATGGACGGCCCCGAGATCGGCGTGGAGTGCGTGGTCTTCGACCGCGACACCGTGCACGTGGCAGCCGTCAGCCGCACCTTCACGGAGGATCAGCCCTCAGTCCTGGAAACCGGACATCTCGTGGACGCCACCGACCCCGTCCTCCGCGATCCCCGGATCGGCCAGCTCGCCGCGTCGGCCGTGGCCGTGGTGGGCCTCTCACGCGGCGTGGTCCACGTCCAGATGCGGCTGACCCACCAGGGGCCGCGCATCACGGAGATCGGCGCCACTCTCGCCAGCGATCTCATTCCCCACCTTGTGTACCTGGCCACGGGCCTTAACCTGCCGCAGATCGCAGCCGATCTTGCCACGGGCGCCGACCTCGATCTGGTGCCCCGCCAGAGCCGATGCGCCGCCGTACGGTTCTTTTACCCCTGCGTCACCGGTCAGGTCACCGCGGTGCACTGCGGGATTCAGGCTGCGTGGCTGGAACGGCTCGTGTGGACCGCGCTGCCTGGCGAACACGTCTGCGCGCCGCCCCACGCCAGCATCCGAGACCGCACCGCCCTGGCTGTCGTCACCGGTGGCGACCCCTCCTCCTGCCGCAAGCGACTCCAGCTCGTCGAAGAGCGCACCGGTATCCACATCCAGCCCGGCACGGCCTGA
- a CDS encoding helix-turn-helix domain-containing protein — protein sequence MPTLGSLSTNHPEARLAFLIPGGSKPYHDVPVTGLVVLPLARLLEGRPLQPVPAGSIVVLTGAPGRFYSRDLAAVDRLLRHMSAHDAVALVFTISRDSRLVLPRAVRDLADELAIVLMVSTAPAYPWRRVHETIQQGRVAAAERTASQMTALVRQLPAQLADRQAMQRIVDWLATSLRAQVMVSDPERVHAASPASAAEYLAPLVIRQTFTGTAPTSPARHSQLVPLGVVRGREPVLAVARDTPFASHEMQMLRHAAKLLGLVDQAQREYGRVADATRAARAAVAELLFQSEVATARRIIDGLTPGLLDPETARVFVLESDPADNDRVRRRCEGLTASKALVVPDPRTACRTLIVHPVRPDADTGDALSEQLIELVRELGPSVCLGGSGVYSMGLLADALQEAIGALALARHLPDSVALSAQETKLIDLLPQPEAYAWACCLLRPLMRAEADWEQLRDTLPLALAYSHSEAARRLGLHRNTVTRHLGKASELLHMDLATLTTRIALALALEVVTRRQQSVPDHVCATPPSLLSLLAAPEVAAWAASLLRPAQQDRRPLLLTAEAWLTHDAHTELTARTLGISQATVRSRLRALEHLISRDLTSPCGMRDLLYALHLVNGTPVVAPGTRVSCAA from the coding sequence ATGCCGACTCTCGGCTCCCTCTCCACCAATCACCCGGAAGCACGGCTCGCATTCCTGATCCCTGGCGGCAGTAAGCCCTACCACGACGTGCCGGTCACGGGCCTGGTTGTCCTGCCGCTCGCCCGGCTCCTCGAGGGGCGCCCGCTGCAGCCTGTTCCCGCCGGGAGCATCGTTGTCCTGACCGGAGCTCCCGGGCGCTTTTACAGTCGCGACCTGGCGGCGGTGGACCGGCTGCTGCGGCACATGTCCGCACACGACGCCGTCGCGCTCGTCTTCACCATCAGCCGCGACTCGCGTCTGGTACTCCCGCGCGCGGTCCGTGACCTCGCGGACGAGCTGGCCATCGTACTGATGGTCTCCACCGCCCCGGCTTACCCGTGGCGCCGGGTACACGAGACCATCCAGCAGGGCAGAGTGGCTGCCGCCGAGCGTACGGCCTCCCAGATGACGGCGCTCGTCAGGCAACTCCCCGCACAGCTGGCCGACCGCCAGGCCATGCAGCGCATTGTCGACTGGCTCGCCACGAGCCTGCGCGCACAGGTGATGGTCAGCGATCCGGAACGCGTCCATGCGGCATCGCCAGCCAGCGCCGCCGAATACCTCGCTCCGCTGGTCATCCGTCAGACGTTCACCGGCACCGCGCCGACATCCCCAGCCCGCCACAGCCAGCTGGTCCCGCTCGGCGTGGTGCGCGGCCGCGAACCCGTTCTCGCCGTCGCCCGAGACACCCCCTTCGCCAGCCACGAGATGCAGATGCTGCGCCATGCCGCCAAGCTCCTCGGCCTGGTCGACCAGGCCCAACGGGAATACGGGCGGGTCGCCGACGCCACCCGGGCCGCGCGCGCAGCCGTGGCGGAACTCCTGTTCCAGTCCGAGGTCGCCACGGCCCGCCGCATCATTGACGGGCTCACCCCGGGACTGCTCGACCCCGAGACCGCCCGGGTCTTCGTCCTCGAGTCTGACCCGGCCGACAACGACAGGGTCAGACGGCGCTGCGAGGGGTTGACGGCCAGCAAGGCGCTCGTGGTACCCGACCCCCGCACGGCCTGCCGGACTCTGATCGTCCATCCCGTCCGGCCCGACGCCGATACGGGTGACGCACTGTCTGAGCAACTCATTGAGCTTGTGCGAGAGTTAGGCCCTTCAGTCTGCCTTGGGGGCAGTGGCGTCTACTCAATGGGACTGCTCGCCGACGCACTCCAGGAAGCCATCGGCGCCCTGGCTCTGGCCCGCCACCTGCCGGACTCTGTCGCCTTGTCCGCGCAGGAGACCAAACTGATCGACCTCCTGCCGCAGCCCGAGGCCTACGCCTGGGCGTGCTGCCTGCTGCGCCCGTTGATGCGCGCGGAAGCTGATTGGGAGCAGCTCCGGGACACGCTTCCCCTTGCCCTTGCCTACTCTCACTCCGAGGCAGCCCGAAGACTCGGTCTGCACCGCAACACCGTCACACGCCACCTAGGGAAGGCGAGTGAGCTGCTGCACATGGATCTTGCCACGCTGACGACGCGCATCGCCCTCGCCCTGGCCCTGGAGGTCGTCACCCGGCGCCAGCAGTCCGTACCGGACCACGTCTGCGCAACACCGCCCAGCCTGCTGTCGCTCCTGGCCGCCCCCGAAGTCGCGGCGTGGGCCGCGTCGTTGCTGCGCCCCGCGCAGCAGGACCGGCGCCCCTTGCTCCTCACGGCCGAGGCCTGGCTGACCCACGATGCTCACACCGAGCTCACCGCACGGACACTGGGAATCTCCCAGGCCACTGTCCGCTCCCGGCTGCGGGCTCTGGAGCACCTCATCAGCCGTGACCTGACGTCGCCCTGCGGCATGCGCGATCTGCTCTACGCCCTCCACCTGGTCAACGGAACCCCCGTCGTTGCGCCTGGCACACGCGTCTCCTGCGCCGCGTAA
- a CDS encoding glutathione synthetase has product MILSPTRTSATGPDAPTAAGVAAVIAPADTGTPYAPALARHGWSCIPVTLPGTLQAGAAPSRLINQITHTGSLRRTARDLAHAGTTAVVAGSPAGCELADRLAARLGLPGNAPATADLRRDTAWTSATLRDAGLSAPRLIRTASLGEALRWTRFTRLPQLVVEHPDPARTHPGALCRTPADIRAAWHRQQHRDSQPLVLREHHPGTQFRIHTMSGPSHDGNDAHTVTAIWCESHTRERQIDRADLVSRRGILARALTRYTQRALTILGVRYGPAQVTVVYTPDRGPTLTALRTDAGTEFAPEALRAATGHDPVADTVHLILTGRREEARPVRQAHTTKVALLPRQDGVVNPELLHTLTSLPTVAAHTPLIAGTAVSAGQVAGWFLLAAEDMRAINRDYQAIRAAEDFGLYGRTA; this is encoded by the coding sequence ATGATTCTCAGCCCCACCCGCACCAGCGCCACAGGACCGGACGCCCCCACCGCCGCGGGAGTCGCCGCCGTGATCGCCCCCGCCGACACCGGCACCCCCTACGCACCCGCCCTGGCCCGGCACGGCTGGTCCTGCATCCCCGTCACCCTGCCCGGGACGCTCCAGGCCGGCGCCGCTCCGTCGCGCCTCATCAACCAGATCACCCACACCGGCAGCCTGCGCCGGACGGCACGTGACCTCGCCCACGCGGGCACCACAGCCGTCGTGGCAGGCTCACCGGCAGGATGCGAGCTGGCCGACCGTCTCGCCGCCCGCCTCGGGCTGCCCGGCAACGCCCCCGCCACCGCCGACCTGCGCCGCGACACCGCCTGGACCAGCGCGACCCTGCGCGATGCCGGGCTCAGCGCCCCACGCCTCATCCGCACGGCCAGCCTCGGCGAGGCCCTGCGCTGGACCCGGTTCACCCGCCTGCCCCAGCTCGTCGTGGAACACCCTGACCCCGCCCGGACACACCCCGGGGCGCTCTGCCGCACACCCGCCGACATCCGTGCCGCCTGGCATCGCCAGCAACACCGCGACAGCCAGCCGCTCGTCCTGCGCGAGCACCACCCCGGCACCCAGTTCCGTATCCACACCATGAGCGGACCTTCCCACGACGGCAACGACGCCCACACCGTCACCGCCATCTGGTGCGAGAGCCACACGCGCGAACGGCAGATTGACCGAGCCGACCTGGTCAGCCGCCGAGGCATCCTGGCCCGCGCGCTCACCCGCTACACCCAGCGCGCCCTCACCATCTTGGGCGTGCGCTACGGCCCCGCCCAGGTCACCGTCGTCTACACACCCGACCGAGGCCCCACCCTCACCGCCCTGCGCACCGATGCTGGCACGGAATTCGCGCCCGAGGCGCTCCGCGCGGCGACCGGCCACGACCCGGTCGCCGACACCGTGCACCTGATTCTCACCGGCCGGCGCGAAGAGGCCCGCCCGGTCCGCCAGGCACACACGACTAAGGTCGCGCTGCTGCCCCGCCAGGACGGCGTGGTGAACCCGGAGCTGCTGCACACCCTCACCAGCCTTCCGACCGTGGCCGCCCACACCCCGCTGATCGCAGGCACCGCCGTGAGCGCCGGTCAGGTGGCGGGCTGGTTCCTGCTCGCCGCCGAGGACATGCGGGCCATCAACCGTGACTACCAGGCGATCCGGGCCGCCGAGGACTTCGGCCTGTACGGGCGAACCGCATGA
- a CDS encoding HAD family hydrolase encodes MDETSTVRAVVIDYKAVLRSPGHAHNGIADFLQWLDEHGISFVLLTTDSLDAEAALTAAGLPAPALHLCRDDIPGRPARGSGAWLLTVADRLKLRANQIVLVGTSEWDWRTGINAGVVHVHARWASHVRDNKGMLTLLADEPADVGELLEHFLLDEPRWAFSHDDDARSFKIRSLLPPNVRFPREAGRTFELQDVFTRGRTITVGSQDARDILMLRLLSSAYLDGTLPHRSLFCVYPSSSPGRVSQQLAGFLTKAKVMVGSYYREDLLERTGQAPDTSLERWKRSRGEASTADISIGAQARTVRINPKYKGKLKGKMVIVFDDFTTEGKSIEWARTLLTSANAAQVIALTIGKYGASRHTAYQLRPGTTIDPYQVSYHLAARNFVTTPVTGDSGPGPDSALQATMSHFIAAAQNSE; translated from the coding sequence ATGGACGAGACGAGCACGGTGCGGGCGGTCGTGATCGACTACAAGGCGGTCCTGCGCTCGCCTGGGCACGCCCACAACGGGATCGCCGACTTCCTTCAGTGGCTCGACGAACACGGCATCTCTTTCGTACTGCTCACGACCGACTCCCTCGACGCCGAAGCCGCCCTGACGGCTGCTGGTCTGCCCGCGCCTGCCCTCCACCTGTGCCGCGACGACATCCCCGGCAGGCCGGCCCGTGGAAGCGGTGCCTGGCTGCTGACGGTCGCCGACCGCCTAAAGCTGCGCGCGAATCAGATCGTCCTGGTGGGAACCTCGGAGTGGGACTGGCGCACCGGCATCAACGCCGGCGTCGTTCACGTCCACGCCCGCTGGGCCAGCCACGTCCGCGACAACAAGGGCATGCTCACCTTGTTGGCTGACGAGCCGGCGGACGTCGGTGAGCTCCTGGAGCACTTCCTCCTGGATGAACCCCGCTGGGCCTTCAGCCACGACGACGACGCCCGCTCCTTCAAGATCCGCTCGCTGCTGCCTCCCAACGTGCGGTTCCCCCGGGAAGCCGGCCGGACCTTCGAGCTCCAAGACGTCTTCACACGCGGCCGCACGATCACCGTCGGCAGCCAGGACGCCCGCGACATCCTGATGCTGCGCCTGCTCTCCTCCGCATACCTCGACGGCACCCTGCCCCACCGCAGCCTCTTCTGCGTTTACCCCAGCAGCTCCCCAGGCCGGGTCAGCCAGCAACTCGCCGGCTTCCTCACCAAGGCCAAGGTGATGGTTGGCTCCTACTACCGCGAGGACCTCCTCGAGCGCACCGGCCAGGCCCCGGACACCAGCCTGGAACGGTGGAAGCGGAGCCGGGGCGAGGCGAGCACGGCGGACATCTCGATCGGCGCCCAGGCCCGCACCGTCCGGATCAACCCCAAGTACAAGGGCAAGCTCAAGGGCAAGATGGTGATCGTCTTCGACGACTTCACCACCGAGGGCAAGTCCATCGAGTGGGCCCGCACCCTCCTGACCAGCGCCAACGCGGCACAGGTCATCGCCCTGACCATCGGCAAGTACGGCGCCTCCCGCCACACCGCCTACCAGCTGCGCCCCGGAACGACGATCGACCCCTACCAGGTCAGCTACCACCTGGCAGCCAGGAACTTTGTGACGACGCCCGTCACCGGAGACTCAGGCCCGGGCCCCGACAGCGCCCTGCAGGCCACGATGTCCCACTTCATCGCCGCCGCGCAGAACTCCGAGTGA
- a CDS encoding DNA-processing protein DprA, translated as MDLNITAEQHDLLTLCALRIGDTSLDWSLLARSAQSPEGLAALMDGQLHEDSRAATKNRPLLQQALAAGLDEARARVDDELAAASNADARLVTVLDKDYPANLRLIGNLPPFLFYHGELDQRDARSIAVVGTRQASEDGLRRAGRMARELVEHDVVIASGLAKGIDAAAHRATLAAGGRTFAVMGTGIAAPIYPAENRPLAKAILTADGALLSQFWPTSPPAKYTFPRRNVVTSGTTLGSVVIEASSTSGAKMQARLAAEHGKLVFLIRSLADTQPWAKKMLDEDRAILVTASSDITNRLGQATDIQAAGQQRQQLALAGL; from the coding sequence ATGGACCTCAATATCACCGCTGAGCAGCACGATCTGCTGACCCTGTGCGCGCTGCGCATCGGCGACACCTCCCTGGACTGGAGCCTGCTCGCCCGCAGCGCCCAGAGCCCCGAGGGCCTGGCCGCGCTCATGGACGGACAGCTGCACGAGGACTCGCGTGCCGCGACGAAGAACCGCCCCCTGCTGCAGCAGGCCCTGGCCGCCGGCCTGGACGAAGCCCGTGCCCGCGTCGACGACGAGCTCGCCGCGGCCAGCAACGCCGACGCGCGCCTGGTCACGGTCCTCGACAAGGACTACCCGGCGAACCTGAGGCTGATCGGCAACCTGCCGCCATTCCTCTTCTACCACGGCGAGCTCGATCAGCGCGACGCCCGCTCCATCGCCGTCGTCGGCACCCGCCAGGCCTCCGAGGACGGGCTGCGCCGAGCCGGCCGGATGGCCCGCGAGCTCGTCGAACACGACGTCGTGATCGCCAGCGGTCTGGCCAAGGGCATCGACGCGGCAGCCCACCGGGCCACGCTCGCTGCGGGCGGCCGTACCTTCGCCGTCATGGGCACCGGCATCGCCGCCCCGATCTACCCGGCCGAGAACCGGCCCCTCGCGAAGGCGATCCTCACGGCTGACGGAGCGCTGCTGAGCCAGTTCTGGCCCACGAGCCCCCCGGCGAAGTACACCTTCCCGCGCCGCAACGTCGTCACCTCCGGTACCACCCTGGGCAGCGTCGTCATCGAGGCTTCCAGCACGTCGGGCGCCAAGATGCAGGCCCGCCTGGCCGCCGAGCACGGCAAACTCGTCTTCCTGATCCGCTCCCTCGCCGACACCCAGCCCTGGGCCAAAAAGATGCTCGATGAGGACCGGGCGATCCTGGTCACCGCCTCCAGCGACATCACCAACCGCCTCGGCCAGGCCACGGACATCCAGGCCGCCGGCCAGCAGCGCCAGCAGCTCGCCCTGGCCGGCCTGTGA
- a CDS encoding DUF6875 domain-containing protein produces MQRILLTRPATAQRTMIDTWLDSYIMRAHPLLGRSGAVCPYVTAARRHGVIRVRAATDTPTGDLVPRDRQHTSLAQARTWLHAVLRTAVDDFEHHPWPPHARQLHCLVVLLQGLAPDHWGELDRVHAEVKADVMRRGLMISRFHPRCPATAVHNAFFAVNRSPAPLIVIRRMARDDHLFADDDQQLGAYQRHFPDSERWDTPSSCAAAHPQTL; encoded by the coding sequence ATGCAACGCATCCTTCTCACTCGCCCAGCCACCGCCCAGCGCACCATGATCGACACCTGGCTCGACAGTTACATCATGCGCGCCCATCCCCTCCTCGGACGCAGTGGCGCCGTCTGCCCCTACGTCACCGCAGCCCGCCGCCACGGCGTCATCCGCGTACGGGCCGCCACCGACACCCCGACCGGAGACCTGGTACCCCGCGACCGCCAGCACACCAGCCTCGCCCAGGCCCGGACTTGGCTCCACGCAGTCCTGCGCACCGCGGTCGACGATTTCGAACACCACCCCTGGCCTCCCCACGCACGCCAACTGCACTGCCTCGTCGTGCTGCTCCAGGGCCTTGCCCCCGATCACTGGGGCGAACTCGACCGCGTCCACGCCGAGGTCAAGGCAGACGTGATGCGGCGAGGCCTGATGATCAGCCGCTTCCACCCGCGCTGCCCGGCCACGGCCGTGCACAACGCTTTCTTCGCCGTGAACCGGTCGCCGGCCCCGCTTATCGTCATCCGCCGCATGGCCCGCGATGACCACCTCTTCGCCGACGACGACCAGCAGCTGGGGGCCTACCAGCGCCACTTCCCGGACAGCGAGCGATGGGACACACCATCCAGCTGCGCAGCAGCCCACCCGCAAACCCTGTGA